A single region of the Gorilla gorilla gorilla isolate KB3781 chromosome 1, NHGRI_mGorGor1-v2.1_pri, whole genome shotgun sequence genome encodes:
- the TAF13 gene encoding transcription initiation factor TFIID subunit 13, with product MADEEEDPTFEEENEEIGGGAEGGQGKRKRLFSKELRCMMYGFGDDQNPYTESVDILEDLVIEFITEMTHKAMSIGRQGRVQVEDIVFLIRKDPRKFARVKDLLTMNEELKRARKAFDEANYGS from the exons ATGGCAGATGAGGAAGAAGATCCCACG tttgaggaagaaaatgaagaaattggaGGAGGTGCAGAAGGTGGACAGGGTAAAAGAAAGAGACTTTTTTCTAAAGAAT TGCGATGTATGATGTATGGCTTTGGGGATGACCAGAATCCTTATACTGAGTCAGTGGATATTCTTGAAGATCTTGTCATAGAGTTTATCACTGAAATG ACTCACAAGGCAATGTCAATTGGAAGACAAGGTCGAGTACAAGTTGAAGATATCGTCTTCTTGATTCGAAAGGACCCAAGGAAGTTTGCCAGGGTTAAAGACTTGCTTACTATGAATGAAGAATTGAAACGAGCtagaaaagcatttgatgaagCAAATTATGGATCTTGA
- the TMEM167B gene encoding protein kish-B → MTNVYSLDGILVFGLLFVCTCAYFKKVPRLKTWLLSEKKGVWGVFYKAAVIGTRLHAAVAIACVVMAFYVLFIK, encoded by the exons ATGACGAACG TGTACTCCTTGGATGGGATTCTGGTGTTTGGTTTGCTCTTTGTTTGCACCTGTGCCTACTTCAAGAAAGTACCTCGTCTCAAAACCTGGCTGCTATCAGAGAAGAAGGGTGTTTGGGGTGTGTTTTACAAAG CCGCTGTGATTGGAACCAGGCTGCATGCTGCTGTGGCAATTGCTTGTGTTGTAATGGCCTTTTACGTCCTGTTTATAAAATGA